A window of Haloarchaeobius litoreus contains these coding sequences:
- the hisS gene encoding histidine--tRNA ligase, whose protein sequence is MYEGLKGFRDVYPAEMAAYRAVIDTVEDTARSYGFREISTPALERTEMYVDKSGEEIVEELYAFEDKGGRDVSLTPELTPTVARMVVAKQQELSKPIKWFSTRPFWRYEQVQQGRFREFYQTNVDIFGSAEPEADAEVLSFAADMLTNFGLSGDEFEFRVSHRDILGGLLREFDADVDTTNAIRAVDKRAKVQENEYLDLLYDAGLTYDQAREFDDLLLAGDDDLDALTEWSESEQVHDAVTNLQDVLAAADDFGVREFCDVSLTTARGLDYYTGVVFECFDSTGEVSRAVFGGGRYDDLIESFGGQPTPAVGVAPGVMNSTLPLLLQRAGVWPEEAVSTDYYVLSVGDTRPVAARVARDLRERGHVVETDVSSRSFGAQLGYADSINAETVVVVGEHDLENDEVTVKDMESGDETTAPVDEFPGEHDRPTYGTFAE, encoded by the coding sequence ATGTACGAGGGACTCAAAGGGTTCCGTGACGTCTACCCCGCGGAGATGGCGGCCTACCGGGCCGTCATCGACACGGTCGAGGACACGGCACGGAGCTACGGCTTCCGCGAAATCTCGACACCGGCGCTCGAACGAACGGAGATGTACGTCGACAAGTCGGGCGAGGAGATCGTCGAGGAGCTGTACGCGTTCGAGGACAAGGGCGGCCGGGACGTCTCGCTGACGCCGGAGCTGACGCCGACGGTGGCGCGGATGGTCGTCGCGAAACAGCAGGAGCTCTCCAAACCCATCAAGTGGTTCTCGACGCGGCCGTTCTGGCGCTACGAGCAGGTCCAGCAGGGCCGGTTCCGCGAGTTCTACCAGACGAACGTCGACATCTTCGGGTCGGCTGAACCGGAGGCGGACGCCGAGGTGCTCTCGTTCGCGGCGGACATGCTGACGAACTTCGGGCTCTCGGGCGACGAGTTCGAGTTCCGCGTCTCGCACCGTGACATCCTCGGGGGGCTGCTCCGGGAGTTCGACGCGGACGTGGACACGACGAATGCCATCCGCGCGGTGGACAAGCGCGCGAAGGTGCAGGAGAACGAGTACCTCGACCTGCTGTACGACGCCGGGCTCACGTACGACCAGGCCCGCGAGTTCGACGACCTGCTGCTCGCCGGCGACGACGACCTCGACGCGCTCACGGAGTGGTCCGAGAGCGAGCAGGTCCACGACGCCGTCACCAACCTGCAGGACGTGCTCGCCGCTGCGGACGACTTCGGCGTGCGCGAGTTCTGCGACGTATCGCTGACGACGGCCCGGGGACTCGACTACTACACCGGCGTCGTCTTCGAGTGCTTCGACTCAACGGGCGAGGTCTCCCGCGCGGTGTTCGGCGGCGGGCGCTACGACGACCTCATCGAGTCCTTCGGCGGCCAGCCCACGCCCGCGGTCGGCGTCGCGCCGGGCGTGATGAACTCCACGCTCCCCCTCCTCCTCCAGCGCGCCGGCGTCTGGCCCGAGGAGGCCGTCTCGACGGACTACTACGTCCTCTCCGTCGGCGACACCCGCCCCGTGGCGGCCCGCGTCGCCCGCGACCTGCGCGAGCGCGGCCACGTCGTCGAGACGGACGTCTCCAGCCGGAGCTTCGGCGCACAGCTCGGCTACGCGGACTCCATCAACGCCGAGACGGTCGTCGTCGTCGGCGAGCACGACCTGGAGAACGACGAGGTGACGGTGAAGGACATGGAATCCGGCGACGAGACCACCGCGCCGGTCGACGAGTTCCCGGGCGAGCACGACCGCCCGACGTACGGCACGTTCGCGGAGTAG
- a CDS encoding dipeptide epimerase, with product MKLTVERVSLELAETFTISRGSTDKTDNVVVRLADGEHEGVGAAAPSTHYGETAGTVEAAIERLRPTVEAVDDPFQVERVERELAHELGRNPAARCAVSIALHDLVGKRVDLPLWRYWGLDPDATPDTSYTVGIGDPETMADGARRAADAGYTTLKVKVGTDDDRARVDAVAEAAPDVTLRLDANEAWTPKEAVANAEWLADYDVEFLEQPVPAADPEGLRYVYEHSPLPVAVDESCVTLPDVPAVADRADVAVLKLMKCGGLVEARRMVHAARAHGLEVMLGCMIETDAAISAGGQLAPLCDYVDLDGSLLLADDSDPYDGPVRAGGSIELDDTPGIGLR from the coding sequence ATGAAGCTCACCGTCGAGCGCGTCTCCCTCGAACTCGCGGAGACGTTCACCATCTCGCGGGGGTCCACCGACAAGACGGACAACGTCGTCGTCCGGCTCGCGGACGGCGAGCACGAGGGCGTCGGCGCGGCCGCCCCCTCCACCCACTACGGCGAGACCGCGGGCACCGTCGAGGCCGCCATCGAGCGCCTCCGGCCCACCGTCGAGGCCGTCGACGACCCGTTCCAGGTGGAGCGCGTCGAGCGCGAGCTCGCCCACGAACTCGGGCGCAACCCCGCGGCGCGCTGTGCGGTCTCCATCGCGCTGCACGACCTCGTCGGCAAGCGGGTCGACCTCCCCCTCTGGCGGTACTGGGGGCTCGACCCCGACGCTACCCCCGATACGTCCTACACCGTCGGCATCGGCGACCCGGAGACGATGGCCGACGGCGCGCGACGCGCCGCCGACGCCGGCTACACCACGCTGAAGGTGAAGGTCGGCACCGACGACGACCGCGCCCGGGTCGACGCCGTCGCCGAGGCCGCCCCCGACGTGACCCTGCGCCTCGACGCAAACGAGGCCTGGACGCCGAAGGAGGCCGTCGCCAACGCCGAGTGGCTCGCCGACTACGACGTGGAGTTCCTCGAACAGCCCGTGCCCGCGGCCGACCCCGAGGGCCTGCGCTACGTCTACGAGCACTCCCCGCTCCCGGTCGCCGTCGACGAGTCCTGCGTCACCCTGCCGGACGTGCCCGCCGTCGCCGACCGCGCCGACGTGGCCGTCCTGAAGCTGATGAAGTGCGGGGGGCTCGTCGAGGCCCGCCGGATGGTCCACGCCGCCCGCGCCCACGGGCTGGAGGTCATGCTCGGCTGCATGATCGAGACGGACGCCGCCATCTCCGCCGGCGGACAGCTCGCGCCGCTCTGTGACTACGTCGACCTCGACGGCTCGCTCCTGCTCGCCGACGACTCCGACCCGTACGACGGGCCTGTGCGGGCGGGTGGTTCTATCGAGCTCGACGACACGCCAGGTATCGGACTGCGGTAA
- a CDS encoding DUF1611 domain-containing protein: MRIAILAHEKFPDRAKTALGLLRYSDDEVVAVLDRDNAGSRVTDFVGDVQDAPVVASMADAPDCDALVVGIAPIGGGFEESWRDDVRTALRNGCDLVSGLHYFLETDSEFRNLADEHGCDIWDVRKPPDDLTVAEGVAGEVDAEIVLTVGTDCSVGKMTATMELCEAARAAGHDAAVVPTGQTGIMIENWGVPVDRVVSDFTAGAVESMILEKGEEHDYLFVEGQGSIVHPAYSAVTCGILHGAQPDSLVLCHEAGREAVHGYESFPLQPVETYVELYEELAAPVREASVVAGALNTVGVEDDEAAQDAVGEFADALDAPATDLVRFGADDVLEAIR; encoded by the coding sequence ATGCGAATCGCCATCCTCGCCCACGAGAAGTTCCCCGACCGCGCGAAGACCGCGCTCGGGCTGCTCCGCTACAGCGACGACGAGGTCGTCGCGGTGCTCGACCGCGACAACGCCGGCAGTCGGGTCACCGACTTCGTCGGCGACGTGCAGGACGCGCCGGTCGTCGCGTCGATGGCCGACGCGCCCGACTGCGACGCGCTGGTCGTGGGCATCGCGCCCATCGGCGGCGGCTTCGAGGAGTCCTGGCGCGACGACGTGCGGACGGCGCTCCGGAACGGCTGCGACCTCGTCTCCGGCCTGCACTACTTCCTCGAGACGGACAGCGAGTTCCGCAACCTCGCTGACGAGCACGGCTGTGACATCTGGGACGTGCGCAAGCCGCCGGACGACCTGACCGTCGCCGAGGGAGTGGCGGGCGAGGTCGATGCCGAGATCGTGCTCACCGTCGGGACGGACTGCTCGGTCGGGAAGATGACGGCGACGATGGAGCTCTGTGAGGCCGCCCGGGCGGCCGGCCACGACGCGGCCGTGGTTCCGACGGGCCAGACCGGCATCATGATCGAGAACTGGGGCGTGCCCGTCGACCGTGTCGTCAGCGACTTCACCGCCGGCGCGGTCGAGTCGATGATTCTGGAGAAGGGCGAGGAGCACGACTACCTGTTCGTCGAGGGCCAGGGCTCCATCGTCCACCCGGCGTACTCCGCCGTCACCTGTGGCATCCTCCACGGCGCACAGCCCGACTCGCTGGTGCTCTGCCACGAGGCCGGGCGCGAGGCGGTCCACGGCTACGAGTCCTTCCCGCTCCAGCCCGTCGAGACGTACGTCGAGCTGTACGAGGAGCTGGCCGCGCCGGTCCGCGAGGCGAGCGTCGTCGCGGGCGCACTGAACACCGTCGGCGTCGAGGACGACGAAGCAGCCCAGGACGCCGTGGGGGAGTTCGCCGACGCGCTCGACGCACCCGCGACGGACCTCGTGCGCTTCGGGGCCGACGACGTGCTGGAGGCGATCCGATGA
- a CDS encoding Vms1/Ankzf1 family peptidyl-tRNA hydrolase, with protein sequence MLDELLGRAALKERIDELEAETERLSAQLEAESERRTDAVSARQDAEERVNRLEDRIAQLEGELDRREDDGDDLAFRSRTDLHAERLDTVLTRLESVETEAEGFLSAAIGDDEGAPDAVDDLLGDRARLAEEAAPCLVYADDAGLVSAVLEPPVQPEPFCEWGDSARIDRSWCQPTGRFALALVRADVFAIGEYDGRERRSMRSFESDVKSDHSKGGFSQGRFERIRDEQIQDHLAECREAIAERDADRLFVVGDRRLVGEFSDEAAATAAVDVSESGAAGLDAALHEFFTTRLSTF encoded by the coding sequence ATGCTCGACGAGCTGCTCGGCCGCGCGGCGCTGAAGGAGCGCATCGATGAGCTGGAGGCGGAGACCGAGCGTCTGTCGGCCCAGCTCGAGGCGGAGTCCGAGCGCCGCACAGACGCCGTCAGCGCGAGACAGGACGCCGAGGAGCGCGTCAACCGGCTGGAGGACCGCATCGCCCAGCTCGAGGGCGAGCTCGACCGTCGAGAGGACGACGGCGACGACCTCGCGTTTCGGAGTCGGACGGACCTCCACGCCGAGCGACTCGACACGGTGCTCACACGGCTGGAATCGGTCGAGACCGAGGCCGAGGGCTTCCTCTCGGCGGCTATCGGCGACGACGAGGGCGCACCCGACGCCGTCGACGACCTGCTCGGCGACCGCGCCCGGCTCGCCGAGGAGGCCGCGCCCTGCCTCGTCTACGCCGACGACGCCGGGCTCGTCTCCGCGGTGCTGGAACCGCCGGTCCAGCCCGAACCGTTCTGCGAGTGGGGCGATTCGGCCCGGATCGACCGGTCGTGGTGCCAGCCGACGGGCCGGTTCGCCCTCGCGCTCGTCCGCGCCGACGTGTTCGCAATCGGCGAGTACGACGGCCGCGAGCGGCGCTCGATGCGCTCGTTCGAGAGCGACGTGAAGAGCGACCACTCGAAGGGCGGCTTCTCGCAGGGCCGGTTCGAGCGCATCCGCGACGAGCAGATCCAGGACCATCTCGCGGAGTGTCGGGAGGCGATCGCGGAGCGGGATGCCGACCGGCTGTTCGTCGTCGGCGACCGGCGGTTGGTCGGCGAGTTCTCCGACGAGGCGGCGGCCACGGCGGCCGTGGACGTGAGCGAGAGCGGTGCGGCGGGGCTGGACGCCGCACTGCACGAGTTCTTCACGACCCGACTGTCGACGTTCTGA
- a CDS encoding DUF5802 family protein, translating to MFESFSSSYYFGRLYVTPSEGDEPVMQREQHERVAEQLYHDGSGVTRVDSPLVMKLDTAHLAVRGEDGVPADTLAVPQSLLEQTDISNPPALTEVFLAKADRASQLLQFTGYGEADPSDPSDEFDVGPNAGT from the coding sequence ATGTTCGAATCGTTCTCGAGTAGCTACTACTTCGGGCGGTTGTACGTCACGCCGTCCGAGGGCGACGAGCCCGTGATGCAGCGCGAGCAGCACGAGCGCGTCGCCGAACAACTCTACCACGACGGGAGCGGCGTCACCCGGGTCGACAGCCCGCTGGTGATGAAACTGGACACGGCCCACCTGGCCGTGCGCGGCGAGGATGGGGTCCCCGCGGACACACTCGCCGTACCGCAGTCGCTCCTCGAGCAGACCGACATCAGCAACCCGCCCGCACTCACCGAGGTGTTCCTCGCGAAGGCGGACCGAGCCTCACAGCTGCTCCAGTTCACGGGCTACGGGGAGGCCGACCCGTCGGACCCGTCGGACGAGTTCGACGTGGGGCCGAACGCGGGCACCTGA
- a CDS encoding ArsR/SmtB family transcription factor produces MDSAALLDLLGNENRRRILRLLARKPCYVTEISEYLSVSPKAVIEHLRKLEDAGLIESHTDDQRRKYFHIARNLRLEVNVSPYAFATKSAYPASKSLDMTTCRHLKLDVQYSEEGENTNDLVADLSRLEELENELSMAQRWVQGRMTDVLDRITESVGAGSDSRLYADVLLTVRSEPKSAVEIGNSVDAPPGMVEDVLADLQDNGLVRYGSDGWQLAD; encoded by the coding sequence ATGGATTCAGCGGCGTTGCTCGACCTGCTCGGGAACGAGAACAGACGGCGTATCCTGCGCCTGCTCGCTCGGAAACCGTGCTACGTGACCGAAATCAGCGAGTACCTGAGCGTCAGCCCCAAGGCCGTCATCGAGCACCTCCGGAAGCTCGAGGACGCCGGGCTCATCGAGAGCCACACCGACGACCAGCGCCGCAAGTACTTCCACATCGCGCGCAACCTCCGGCTCGAGGTCAACGTCTCCCCCTACGCCTTCGCGACCAAGAGCGCCTACCCCGCCTCGAAGAGCCTCGACATGACCACGTGTCGCCACCTCAAGCTCGACGTGCAGTACTCCGAGGAGGGCGAGAACACGAACGACCTCGTCGCCGACCTCTCTCGGCTGGAGGAACTCGAGAACGAGCTCTCGATGGCCCAGCGCTGGGTCCAGGGCCGCATGACCGACGTGCTCGACCGCATCACCGAGTCCGTGGGGGCTGGCAGCGACAGCCGGCTCTACGCGGACGTGCTGCTCACGGTGCGCTCGGAACCGAAGTCCGCCGTCGAGATCGGGAACAGCGTCGACGCACCGCCGGGGATGGTCGAGGACGTGCTCGCGGACCTGCAGGACAACGGGCTCGTGCGCTACGGCTCCGATGGCTGGCAGCTCGCCGACTGA
- a CDS encoding DUF5811 family protein: MNGNTPYAGLPGSTQAGKRASADVPELTAEQKRRLRADVSRIAALTREFLPDEYVVDGDISNGVGGPQATVAVQPPIGNPISAGFTPDVDEFDDDDLIDPEDQAEVARGLAASAALQVKQALSGSVTPTAR, encoded by the coding sequence ATGAATGGAAACACTCCGTACGCTGGTCTTCCGGGCAGCACGCAGGCAGGGAAGCGTGCGTCCGCCGACGTGCCCGAGCTCACGGCGGAACAGAAGCGGCGGCTCCGCGCGGACGTCTCCCGAATCGCCGCTCTGACCCGGGAGTTCCTCCCCGACGAGTACGTCGTCGACGGCGACATCTCCAACGGCGTCGGCGGCCCGCAGGCGACGGTCGCCGTCCAGCCGCCGATCGGCAACCCCATCAGCGCGGGCTTCACGCCGGACGTCGACGAGTTCGACGACGACGACCTCATCGACCCCGAGGACCAGGCGGAGGTCGCCCGCGGACTGGCTGCCTCGGCGGCGCTCCAGGTGAAACAGGCGCTCTCGGGCTCCGTGACGCCGACGGCACGCTGA
- a CDS encoding NUDIX hydrolase encodes MPPIQTKVLGIIERDGEHLLQRLTDPGEGDFYRPIGGGIEFGEASAAALEREFREELGVDIAAGPTLGTIENRFSWDGEPDHELVVLREATFADESLYGREQFSGVDDGGAVEYDAGWFDLESVQDGPEPLYPEGLVTLLDGDGDGAGHVAER; translated from the coding sequence ATGCCACCCATCCAGACGAAAGTCCTCGGCATCATCGAACGCGACGGCGAGCACCTCCTCCAGCGGCTCACGGACCCCGGCGAGGGCGACTTCTACCGACCCATCGGTGGCGGCATCGAGTTCGGCGAGGCGAGCGCAGCGGCGCTCGAACGCGAATTTCGGGAAGAACTCGGCGTCGATATCGCGGCCGGACCGACGCTCGGCACCATCGAGAACCGGTTCAGCTGGGATGGCGAGCCCGACCACGAACTCGTCGTCCTCCGCGAAGCGACGTTCGCGGACGAGTCGCTGTACGGGCGCGAGCAGTTCTCGGGCGTCGACGACGGCGGGGCCGTCGAGTACGATGCGGGCTGGTTCGACCTCGAATCGGTGCAGGATGGCCCGGAGCCGCTGTACCCCGAGGGACTGGTCACCCTGCTCGACGGCGACGGCGACGGTGCGGGTCACGTCGCCGAGCGCTGA
- the infB gene encoding translation initiation factor IF-2 — protein MSDSDTTPTDTSADALRTPIVAVLGHVDHGKTSLLDKIRGSAVIEGEAGAITQHIGATAVPLDVVSDMAGELVDPDDFDLPGLLFIDTPGHHSFTTLRSRGGALADIAVLVVDVNDGFQPQTLEAINILQNTQTPFIVAANKVDTVPGWNPNEDSPIKPSYDAQSDRVRGDLDDRLYAIIGELSDQGFSADMYWRVQDFQNNIGVVPVSAMTGEGVPDLLAVMMGLSQRYMKEEMAIDVDGPGVGTVLEVKEERGFGTTVDIVLYDGTIHEDDTIVVGGENQPIVTEVRALLQPRPLAEIRTESRFEQVESVGAAAGIKVAAPDLDEAMAGAPIRVVGDRDLDEVIEEVRAELAQVAVDTEEDGVVVKADTLGSLEAMADALSEAEIPIVRAEVGDIAPRDVAVASTAEDELHRAILGFNVDVLGDAADRADVEDVKIYTDDVIYQLVEEYDTFVEDQRQSQQDTVLENIARPARFQILDDHTFRQNDPAVVGVEILSGTVKKNQYVVKFDGNDPVRVGELKGIQEQGEDVDEARAGNRVSVAIDGPTVGRQIEEGDELWIELPEKHAKILEQELKEEIPMDEREALSMYLEKQRKRDPFWGK, from the coding sequence ATGTCGGATTCGGATACAACCCCCACGGACACATCGGCGGACGCACTTCGAACCCCCATCGTCGCGGTCCTCGGCCACGTCGACCACGGCAAGACCAGCCTGCTCGACAAGATCCGCGGCTCGGCGGTCATCGAGGGCGAGGCCGGGGCCATCACCCAGCACATCGGCGCGACCGCCGTCCCGCTCGACGTGGTCTCCGACATGGCGGGCGAGCTGGTCGACCCCGACGACTTCGACCTGCCCGGCCTGCTGTTCATCGACACGCCCGGCCACCACTCCTTCACCACCCTGCGCTCCCGCGGCGGCGCGCTCGCCGACATCGCCGTCCTCGTCGTCGACGTCAACGACGGCTTCCAGCCACAGACGCTGGAGGCCATCAACATCCTCCAGAACACCCAGACGCCCTTCATCGTCGCCGCCAACAAGGTCGACACGGTGCCGGGCTGGAACCCCAACGAGGACAGCCCCATCAAGCCGTCCTACGACGCGCAGTCCGACCGCGTCCGCGGCGACCTCGACGACCGGCTCTACGCCATCATCGGCGAGCTCTCCGATCAGGGCTTCTCCGCCGACATGTACTGGCGGGTGCAGGACTTCCAGAACAACATCGGCGTCGTCCCCGTCTCCGCGATGACCGGCGAGGGCGTCCCGGACCTCCTCGCCGTCATGATGGGGCTCTCCCAGCGGTACATGAAGGAGGAGATGGCCATCGACGTCGACGGCCCCGGCGTCGGGACCGTCCTCGAGGTGAAAGAGGAGCGCGGCTTCGGCACCACCGTCGACATCGTGCTCTACGACGGCACCATCCACGAGGACGACACCATCGTCGTCGGGGGCGAGAACCAGCCCATCGTCACCGAGGTCCGCGCCCTCCTCCAGCCCCGCCCGCTCGCCGAGATTCGCACCGAGAGCCGCTTCGAACAGGTCGAGAGCGTCGGTGCCGCCGCCGGTATCAAGGTCGCCGCACCGGACCTCGACGAGGCGATGGCGGGCGCACCCATCCGCGTCGTCGGCGACCGCGACCTCGACGAGGTCATCGAGGAGGTCCGCGCCGAGCTCGCCCAGGTCGCCGTCGACACCGAGGAGGACGGCGTCGTCGTCAAGGCCGACACGCTCGGCTCGCTCGAAGCGATGGCCGACGCGCTCTCGGAGGCCGAGATACCCATCGTCCGCGCCGAGGTCGGCGACATCGCCCCGCGGGACGTGGCCGTCGCCTCCACCGCGGAGGACGAGCTCCACCGCGCCATCCTCGGCTTCAACGTCGACGTGCTCGGCGACGCCGCCGACCGCGCCGACGTCGAGGACGTGAAGATATACACCGACGACGTCATCTACCAGCTCGTCGAGGAGTACGACACGTTCGTCGAGGACCAGCGCCAGTCCCAGCAGGACACCGTGCTGGAGAACATCGCCCGGCCCGCCCGCTTCCAGATCCTCGACGACCACACCTTCCGACAGAACGACCCCGCCGTCGTCGGCGTCGAGATCCTCTCGGGCACCGTCAAGAAGAACCAGTACGTCGTGAAGTTCGACGGCAACGACCCCGTCCGCGTCGGCGAACTCAAGGGCATCCAGGAGCAGGGCGAGGACGTCGACGAGGCCCGCGCCGGCAACCGCGTCTCGGTCGCCATCGACGGCCCCACCGTCGGCCGGCAGATAGAGGAGGGCGACGAGCTCTGGATCGAGCTCCCCGAGAAGCACGCGAAGATCCTCGAACAGGAGCTGAAGGAGGAGATCCCGATGGACGAGCGCGAGGCGCTGTCGATGTACCTGGAGAAGCAGCGCAAGCGGGACCCCTTCTGGGGGAAGTGA
- a CDS encoding PRC-barrel domain-containing protein, with the protein MPDVLAENLSDKNVMGSDGTELGIVYNITMDLKSGELHHLLVDPHEDTPTRSVSYERDEGGRFRIPVGHVQAVKDYIVVER; encoded by the coding sequence ATGCCAGACGTACTCGCTGAGAACCTGTCGGACAAGAACGTGATGGGTTCCGACGGTACCGAACTCGGCATCGTGTACAACATCACGATGGACCTCAAGAGCGGCGAACTCCACCACCTCCTCGTCGACCCGCACGAGGACACGCCGACGCGCAGCGTCTCCTACGAGCGAGACGAGGGCGGTCGCTTCCGCATCCCCGTCGGACACGTCCAGGCGGTGAAGGATTACATCGTCGTCGAACGCTAG
- a CDS encoding NOB1 family endonuclease yields MYVLDSSAFINEYHTSNDTATIPMVREELEGESVYRYDAMEGAGMHIHIPDSETTERVRRAARETGDLSVLSDTDVRLVAATFELDGTLVTDDYAMQNVAEKLNVAVEVIARDGIDERRDWLFQCQGCGREFDEQKDRCPICGSPLSRKNPSNS; encoded by the coding sequence ATGTACGTTCTCGACTCCTCCGCATTCATCAACGAGTACCACACGTCCAACGACACCGCCACCATCCCGATGGTCCGGGAGGAGCTGGAAGGCGAGAGCGTCTACCGCTACGACGCCATGGAGGGCGCGGGGATGCACATCCACATCCCCGACTCCGAGACGACCGAACGGGTCAGACGCGCCGCCCGCGAGACCGGCGACCTCTCCGTGCTCTCGGACACCGACGTTCGCCTCGTCGCCGCCACGTTCGAGCTCGACGGCACGCTCGTCACCGACGACTACGCGATGCAGAACGTCGCCGAGAAGCTGAACGTCGCCGTCGAGGTCATCGCCCGTGACGGCATCGACGAGCGCCGAGACTGGCTGTTCCAGTGCCAGGGCTGTGGCCGTGAGTTCGACGAACAGAAGGACCGCTGCCCGATCTGCGGCAGCCCGCTCTCCCGCAAGAACCCCTCGAACTCCTAA
- a CDS encoding CopG family transcriptional regulator: MAKRYAVVCEDDVGERIERLAREYDLTEQAVLRQLIERGLEQTEG; the protein is encoded by the coding sequence ATGGCAAAGCGCTACGCGGTCGTCTGCGAGGACGACGTGGGCGAGCGCATCGAGCGGCTCGCCCGCGAGTACGACCTCACCGAGCAGGCGGTCCTCAGACAGCTGATCGAGCGGGGCCTCGAACAGACGGAGGGTTAG
- a CDS encoding CPBP family intramembrane glutamic endopeptidase yields MDESFADGRGSSSPRGGGSPVDIFKTFVRFLLLGFGSLALLFVIQIALYLVTVSVLGPVPDGGLEVQLITFLSLGLGTLIVAAAYLENSGRDWSFVDVELPSLRDVAWTIGGFVILILGFLAVISLFDLLGLSPAEHSSTDSIISATPEVILLVLVAQLLVVGPGEELLYRNVIQKSLYDVVTRPVAVVLASVIFSLVHIPAYSAGGASLGGVATTLAAIFVLSLVLGGVYARTENVVVPAVIHGSYNVLSFYSTYATGGEGGGTEALLWLL; encoded by the coding sequence ATGGACGAAAGCTTCGCCGACGGGCGCGGCAGCTCCTCCCCGAGGGGCGGTGGCTCCCCCGTCGACATCTTCAAGACGTTCGTCCGGTTCCTCCTGCTCGGGTTCGGGAGCCTCGCGCTGCTGTTCGTCATCCAGATCGCCCTGTACCTCGTCACCGTCAGCGTGCTCGGCCCGGTCCCGGACGGCGGTCTCGAGGTCCAGCTCATCACGTTCCTGAGCCTCGGTCTGGGGACGCTCATCGTCGCGGCGGCGTACCTGGAAAACTCGGGCCGGGACTGGTCGTTCGTCGACGTCGAACTGCCGTCGCTGCGTGACGTCGCCTGGACGATCGGGGGGTTCGTCATCCTCATCCTGGGCTTCCTCGCGGTCATCTCACTGTTCGACCTGCTCGGGCTCTCTCCCGCCGAGCACAGCAGCACGGACTCCATCATCAGCGCGACGCCTGAGGTGATACTGCTCGTGCTCGTCGCCCAGTTGCTCGTCGTCGGCCCGGGCGAGGAGCTGCTGTACCGCAACGTCATCCAGAAGTCGCTGTACGACGTAGTGACCCGGCCGGTCGCAGTGGTGCTCGCGAGCGTCATCTTCTCGCTGGTCCACATCCCGGCGTACTCCGCTGGCGGGGCGAGCCTCGGTGGCGTCGCGACCACGCTCGCCGCGATCTTCGTCCTCTCGCTCGTCCTCGGCGGGGTGTACGCCCGCACCGAGAACGTCGTCGTCCCGGCGGTCATCCACGGGAGCTACAACGTCCTCTCGTTCTACTCGACCTACGCAACCGGCGGCGAGGGTGGCGGAACCGAGGCGTTGCTGTGGCTGCTCTGA